Proteins encoded within one genomic window of Rhododendron vialii isolate Sample 1 chromosome 1a, ASM3025357v1:
- the LOC131300405 gene encoding 11-beta-hydroxysteroid dehydrogenase-like 4A isoform X1, with protein sequence MDSVHKLLNIVLPLISLFLLFFFLPAILLFKISNSISRSVFSENVSSKIVLITGASSGIGEHLAYEYAKGGACLVLVARREKQLQEVACKARRLGSPDVIVETGDVSKVEDCKRFVDAALNHFGKLNHVVNNAGIAPLCLFEDADNVEDFTPIMNTNFWGSVYCTHFAIPHLRKSRGKIIVIASIAQWSPIPRLSIYSGSKGALVSFYETLRVEVGSDIEITIVGPGVVDSEITRGDFMSKAGMDGFPVESTEGCTKAIFKSICRGDRYLFEPAWERTIYFWNLLCPEVIESFSRWRLLGRPNNSKSNRNSGALKSD encoded by the exons ATGGATTCAGTTCACAAGTTGCTTAATATTGTGCTTCCTCTTATATCACTCtttttgctcttcttcttcctacCGGCTATTTTGCTCTTCAAGATTTCCAATTCTATATCAAGGTCCGTATTCAGCGAAAACGTCTCCAGTAAAATTGTACTCATCACCGGTGCATCTTCAGGCATTGGCGAG CATCTTGCCTATGAGTATGCAAAAGGGGGTGCTTGTTTGGTATTGGTGGCAAGGAGAGAAAAGCAACTTCAAGAAGTGGCTTGTAAGGCACGACGGCTCGGGTCACCTGATGTGATTGTTGAAACCGGTGATGTTTCAAAGGTGGAAGACTGTAAGCGATTTGTTGATGCTGCACTAAACCACTTTGGTAAAT TGAATCACGTAGTGAACAATGCCGGGATTGCTCCGCTTTGTCTGTTTGAAGATGCCGATAATGTCGAAGATTTCACTCCAATTATG AACACAAACTTCTGGGGTTCTGTTTATTGCACCCATTTCGCAATTCCGCACCTAAGAAAGAGCAGAGGGAAGATCATTGTGATTGCTTCAATAGCTCAATGGTCTCCAATACCAAGACTTAGCATCTATTCT GGAAGCAAGGGAGCCCTAGTCAGCTTTTACGAGACGCTACGAGTTGAAGTTGGTTCGGATATAGAGATCACGATTGTCGGTCCCGGAGTTGTAGACTCGGAAATTACTAGAGGTGATTTCATGTCAAag GCTGGAATGGATGGTTTTCCAGTGGAGTCAACGGAGGGGTGTACCAAAGCAATTTTCAAGAGCATTTGCAGGGGAGACAGGTACTTGTTTGAGCCAGCTTGGGAGAGGACGATATATTTCTGGAATTTGCTTTGTCCAGAGGTTATAGAAAGCTTCTCCCGGTGGCGTTTACTTGGTAGGCCAAACAACTCTAAATCTAACCGCAATTCTGGAGCGCTCAAGTCTGACTAA
- the LOC131327211 gene encoding uncharacterized protein LOC131327211 produces MESSVLVCTVGHVNKLFRKNYGCRKAIFVQIPYGGFLKFETKTFSVEKKKKRNVDFVETLAPYLTLPVSLSRLCLSLRTLNLLVDSLSLPPTHNHRPNSSSTTPPLHLWHQSSPLPHHLSRVRLGIDVWSGLQAKLIGWKAGCSMVGTVDVCEVYVRLLD; encoded by the exons ATGGAAAGCTCTGTTCTTGTGTGCACAGTTGGGCATGTAAACAAGTTATTTCGAAAGAATTATGGTTGTAGGAAAGCCATATTTGTTCAAATCCCTTATGGGGG ATTTCTAAAATTCGAAACGAAGACTTTTTccgtggaaaaaaagaagaaaagaaacgtAGACTTTGTGGAAACCCTAGCCCCATACCTCACGCTCCCCGTCTCCCTCTCTCgactctgtctctctcttcgaACGCTCAACCTCCTTGTCgactccctctccctccctccaaCCCACAACCACCGACCCAACTCCAGCAGCACTACACCACCTCTCCATCTGTGGCACCAATCCTCTCCATTACCGCACCACCTCtccag AGTTAGATTGGGGATTGATGTATGGAGTGGTTTACAGGCGAAGCTGATCGGATGG AAAGCTGGTTGTTCAATGGTAGGAACAGTGGATGTATGTGAGGTGTATGTCAGGTTGCTCGATTAG